In Synechococcus sp. CC9616, the following are encoded in one genomic region:
- a CDS encoding cupin domain-containing protein: protein MLVKFFSLTAASLLLLTPSGALASPKPVIEELLKANKTLGGQTVIYPEGTPEMRIYRITLAPGAKIPLHTHPSPVIVYVQKGTLTNVRIVDGQEVIDTIGAESGFLEGSPKEPHYVINNGNAPVVSIVTFASVEGMPNLIKVE, encoded by the coding sequence ATGCTAGTGAAATTCTTCTCGTTGACAGCCGCATCACTTTTATTATTGACGCCCAGTGGAGCCCTTGCCTCACCAAAGCCCGTTATTGAAGAACTCTTAAAGGCGAATAAAACGCTCGGGGGGCAAACAGTGATCTACCCGGAGGGAACTCCTGAAATGCGTATTTATCGAATTACGCTTGCACCTGGTGCAAAAATTCCATTGCATACACATCCTTCACCAGTGATTGTGTATGTTCAAAAAGGAACACTCACCAACGTTCGCATCGTCGACGGACAAGAAGTCATCGATACCATCGGAGCTGAAAGTGGTTTCCTCGAAGGTTCTCCCAAAGAGCCTCATTATGTGATTAACAACGGTAATGCACCAGTTGTTTCAATTGTCACCTTTGCCTCCGTAGAAGGAATGCCCAATCTGATCAAAGTGGAATAA